Proteins from a genomic interval of Nocardioides jishulii:
- a CDS encoding nitroreductase, giving the protein MPPTASTTLTDLLAHRHSARAFTDREVPREVIDDVLAKAQRSPSWCNTQPWQVHVLSGGARDRFSKALVESALGQGQDGEQGYDLGTPTYTGVHAERRRESGYALYAALGIERSDREARFLQSAKNLDFFGAPHVLVLTTDAELGTYGAVDAGGWLTVLMLLLAEAGVGSIAQGAIAMYSDVVRDFLDLGEDRRVVCAVSFGYEDAEDPVNAFRTSRAPMGEVVHHLTD; this is encoded by the coding sequence GTGCCCCCCACTGCTTCCACCACGCTCACCGACCTGCTCGCCCACCGTCACAGCGCCCGCGCCTTCACCGACCGTGAGGTCCCGCGGGAGGTCATCGACGACGTGCTCGCCAAGGCCCAGCGCTCGCCGTCGTGGTGCAACACCCAGCCGTGGCAGGTGCACGTGCTCTCCGGCGGGGCCCGGGACCGCTTCTCGAAGGCGCTCGTGGAGTCGGCGCTGGGGCAGGGGCAGGACGGGGAGCAGGGCTACGACCTGGGCACGCCCACCTACACCGGCGTGCACGCCGAGCGTCGCCGCGAGTCCGGCTACGCGCTCTACGCCGCGCTCGGGATCGAGCGCAGCGACCGCGAGGCGCGGTTCCTGCAGTCCGCCAAGAACCTGGACTTCTTCGGCGCCCCCCACGTCCTGGTGCTGACCACCGACGCCGAGCTGGGGACGTACGGCGCCGTCGACGCCGGCGGCTGGCTCACCGTCCTGATGTTGCTGCTCGCTGAGGCCGGCGTCGGGTCGATCGCCCAGGGGGCCATCGCGATGTACTCCGACGTGGTGCGTGACTTCCTCGACCTCGGGGAGGACCGCCGCGTCGTCTGCGCGGTCTCCTTCGGCTATGAGGACGCCGAGGACCCCGTCAACGCCTTCCGCACCTCGCGCGCGCCGATGGGTGAGGTCGTGCACCACCTCACCGACTGA
- a CDS encoding TetR/AcrR family transcriptional regulator — MSEGLRERKMRASRRAMERAAVDIAYEEGVRAVTVDRICEQAMVSRSTFFNYFASLEEAIFGSPLDYDPDLTGRILGEHSDDLVLGASLVVMESVRGQTEDTVTQRRLALFLREPGTTSAVSWASHESREGLVRVIEKWLEAHPEDAKLAEADRAAEARLTVGLSIALGDEVQRHAREVDGEVTIEPETFVVVRRQMAAVATARS, encoded by the coding sequence ATGTCGGAAGGGCTCCGGGAGCGCAAGATGCGCGCGTCGCGGCGCGCCATGGAGCGCGCGGCGGTCGACATCGCCTACGAGGAGGGTGTCCGCGCCGTCACGGTCGATCGGATCTGCGAGCAGGCGATGGTCTCCCGCAGCACGTTCTTCAACTACTTCGCCTCGCTCGAGGAGGCGATCTTCGGCTCGCCGCTCGACTACGACCCCGACCTGACCGGGCGGATCCTCGGTGAGCACTCCGACGACCTCGTACTGGGTGCGTCCCTGGTCGTCATGGAGTCGGTGCGCGGCCAGACGGAGGACACCGTCACGCAGCGCCGGCTGGCGCTCTTCCTGCGGGAGCCGGGGACGACCAGTGCCGTCTCCTGGGCGAGCCACGAGAGCCGCGAAGGGCTGGTCAGGGTGATCGAGAAGTGGCTCGAGGCCCACCCGGAGGACGCCAAGCTGGCGGAGGCGGACCGGGCCGCGGAGGCTCGCCTCACCGTCGGCCTCTCGATCGCCCTCGGCGACGAGGTCCAGCGGCACGCCCGCGAGGTCGACGGCGAGGTCACCATCGAGCCGGAGACGTTCGTCGTCGTCCGCCGCCAGATGGCGGCGGTCGCGACCGCGCGCAGCTGA
- a CDS encoding TetR/AcrR family transcriptional regulator: protein MSTRARIVDAAFSLFDEQGFEETTVDDVVERAGVGRTTFFRHFRAKEDAVLPDHSGLLGQVEERLAETDPLDVRVTEAARVVLDHYLAEGERARVRYRLSGNVPAIRSRETAGHRAYQRSFLAAISAELGEGPDAELEAELVANAVITAHNVVLRRWLRGDTETPTAEFARALARATEPLRAGSDATAAPGGAATVDRALVESARRSIATLEELLTSLRRVAG, encoded by the coding sequence ATGTCCACCCGCGCCCGCATCGTCGACGCCGCCTTCTCGCTCTTCGACGAGCAGGGATTCGAGGAGACCACCGTCGACGACGTCGTCGAGCGCGCGGGAGTCGGGCGTACGACGTTCTTCCGCCACTTCCGCGCGAAGGAGGACGCGGTCCTCCCCGACCACTCGGGCCTCTTGGGGCAGGTCGAGGAGCGGCTCGCCGAGACTGACCCCCTCGACGTACGCGTCACCGAGGCGGCACGCGTGGTCCTCGACCACTACCTGGCCGAGGGCGAGCGGGCGCGGGTGCGCTACCGGCTCTCGGGCAACGTGCCCGCGATCCGCAGCCGCGAGACCGCCGGCCACCGGGCCTACCAGCGCTCCTTCCTGGCCGCGATCAGCGCCGAGCTGGGCGAGGGACCGGACGCCGAGCTCGAGGCGGAACTGGTGGCCAACGCGGTGATCACGGCCCACAACGTCGTGCTGCGACGGTGGCTGCGCGGCGACACCGAGACACCGACGGCGGAGTTCGCCCGGGCCCTGGCCCGGGCGACCGAACCGCTACGGGCGGGGAGCGATGCCACGGCCGCGCCGGGCGGAGCGGCGACCGTCGACCGCGCCCTGGTCGAGTCGGCGCGCCGAAGCATCGCGACCCTGGAGGAGCTCCTCACGTCGTTGCGCCGCGTCGCCGGTTGA
- a CDS encoding ABC transporter permease, with protein sequence MSLLPRTDAVDTHPDQPLGTDPVAGPGPTDASRSGRHRLLGTLAGRFFRLVSLLVAVAVGTFVLMTASPVDPIEAYVGADTAVISAEQRDQIAERWGLDDPPLQRLGAWAGQVVQGDLGTSVVFGEPVVDVIADRFVASLALLALAWVFSGVLGFVMGLVAGVHHGRPLDRVLSWWAYTLASAPTFWIGLLLLYVFAVQLQWAPVCCAAPIGSLPGEVTLLERLHHLALPALTLSVIGISPVMLHTRQSTIEVLSSDHVTFARSQGEKGTGLVLHRVARNAAGPALMLQFASIGELIGGAVLAEQVFTYPGLGQATTTAALRQDVPLLMGVALFTALLVFLGNSLGDLTHRAVAPHAREGVR encoded by the coding sequence GTGAGCCTGCTCCCAAGGACCGACGCCGTCGACACGCACCCGGACCAGCCCCTCGGGACCGATCCCGTCGCCGGGCCGGGGCCGACGGACGCGTCGCGGTCGGGCCGACACCGACTCCTCGGCACCCTGGCGGGACGGTTCTTCCGTCTGGTCAGCCTGCTGGTGGCCGTCGCAGTGGGCACCTTCGTCCTGATGACCGCCTCGCCGGTCGACCCGATCGAGGCCTACGTCGGCGCCGACACCGCGGTCATCAGCGCCGAGCAGCGCGACCAGATCGCCGAGCGATGGGGGCTGGACGACCCGCCGTTGCAACGGCTCGGCGCCTGGGCCGGCCAGGTCGTGCAGGGCGACCTCGGCACGTCGGTCGTCTTCGGTGAGCCGGTGGTCGACGTCATCGCCGACCGTTTCGTCGCCAGCCTCGCGCTCCTGGCGCTGGCCTGGGTCTTCTCCGGGGTCCTCGGCTTCGTCATGGGCCTCGTCGCCGGTGTCCACCACGGCCGACCGCTCGACCGCGTGCTCTCCTGGTGGGCCTACACCCTTGCCTCCGCACCGACCTTCTGGATCGGCCTCCTGCTGCTCTACGTCTTCGCCGTCCAGCTGCAGTGGGCCCCGGTCTGCTGCGCTGCCCCCATCGGCTCACTGCCCGGTGAGGTCACCCTGCTCGAGCGCCTGCACCACCTCGCGCTCCCGGCGCTGACGCTCAGCGTCATCGGCATCTCGCCAGTCATGCTCCACACCCGCCAGTCGACCATCGAGGTCCTGTCCAGCGACCACGTCACCTTCGCCCGCTCACAGGGGGAGAAGGGGACGGGGCTGGTGCTGCACCGGGTGGCACGCAACGCTGCCGGCCCCGCGCTCATGCTGCAGTTCGCCTCGATCGGCGAGCTGATCGGCGGGGCGGTGCTGGCCGAGCAGGTCTTCACCTATCCCGGGCTGGGGCAGGCCACCACGACCGCCGCCCTGCGTCAGGACGTCCCCCTTCTCATGGGCGTCGCCCTCTTCACCGCGCTGCTGGTCTTCCTCGGCAACTCCCTCGGCGACCTGACGCACCGCGCCGTCGCCCCGCACGCGAGGGAGGGGGTCAGGTGA
- a CDS encoding thiolase family protein, which yields MSTDRIVVVDGARTPTGSFGGVFKDVPGFELGAAATVEALRRSGVEGSDISEVVTGCIGQVGPDAYNARRVAIAAGLPESVPAFTVNRLCGSGLQAIWSAAQQMRWNDLDFTVAGGNESMSRMPFYDFGARNGYRLGDRGLQDGTVLMLTDPFSGIHMGVTAENVADKYGVSRAEQDEFAAESQRRAASVEAKAAFADEIVPVEVKGRKPFTVEVDEHPKPQTTVETLAGLRPAFRKDGSVTAGNASGINDGAAAVVLARESAAAERGLTPLVALEAVTTFAMDPALMGYAPCGAISQLLEKAGLKASDVDTVELNEAFASQAVAVRRDMGFTPEQVNPYGGAIALGHPVGATGAILTVRLAKDMVRRDLETGIVTMCIGGGQALAALFRRV from the coding sequence ATGTCCACCGACCGCATCGTCGTCGTCGACGGAGCCCGTACGCCGACCGGCAGCTTCGGCGGCGTCTTCAAGGACGTCCCCGGCTTCGAACTCGGTGCCGCCGCCACGGTCGAGGCACTGCGGCGCTCCGGAGTGGAGGGCTCCGACATCTCGGAGGTCGTCACCGGCTGCATCGGTCAGGTCGGCCCTGACGCCTACAACGCGCGGCGGGTCGCCATCGCCGCCGGACTGCCCGAGAGCGTGCCTGCCTTCACCGTCAACCGCCTCTGCGGCTCCGGCCTCCAGGCGATCTGGTCGGCCGCGCAGCAGATGCGCTGGAACGACCTCGACTTCACCGTGGCGGGCGGCAACGAGTCGATGTCGCGGATGCCGTTCTACGACTTCGGTGCCCGCAACGGCTACCGGCTGGGTGACCGTGGGCTCCAGGACGGCACCGTCCTGATGCTCACGGACCCGTTCAGCGGCATCCACATGGGCGTCACCGCCGAGAACGTCGCGGACAAGTACGGCGTCTCGCGCGCCGAGCAGGACGAGTTCGCCGCCGAGTCGCAGCGTCGCGCCGCCTCCGTCGAGGCGAAGGCTGCCTTCGCCGACGAGATCGTGCCCGTCGAGGTGAAGGGCCGCAAGCCGTTCACCGTCGAGGTCGACGAGCACCCCAAGCCCCAGACGACGGTCGAGACGCTCGCCGGCCTGCGCCCGGCCTTCCGCAAGGACGGCTCGGTCACCGCGGGCAACGCCTCGGGCATCAACGACGGCGCGGCCGCCGTCGTCCTGGCGCGTGAGTCGGCCGCCGCCGAGCGCGGACTGACGCCGCTGGTCGCCCTCGAGGCCGTCACCACCTTCGCGATGGACCCGGCGCTGATGGGCTACGCCCCCTGCGGTGCGATCAGTCAGCTGCTGGAGAAGGCCGGTCTCAAGGCGTCCGACGTCGACACGGTCGAGCTCAACGAGGCGTTCGCCTCGCAGGCCGTGGCGGTACGCCGCGACATGGGCTTCACGCCGGAGCAGGTCAACCCCTACGGCGGGGCCATCGCGCTGGGCCACCCGGTCGGCGCGACCGGTGCGATCCTCACCGTCCGCCTCGCCAAGGACATGGTGCGCCGTGACCTGGAGACGGGCATCGTGACCATGTGCATCGGTGGCGGCCAGGCGCTGGCGGCGCTCTTCCGCCGGGTCTGA
- a CDS encoding ATP-binding cassette domain-containing protein, translated as MTRPRPATVTAPDPAPLLEVSHLAVSFTQYERGLRRREVQAVVDMSLDVRAGEVVALVGASGAGKSLLGHAVLGLLPPNATEQGRIAWRGEDVDVAARCRLAGREVALLPQALSHLDPTASVGAQLRRAARLAGVPRPATRQVATDALARQGLDASVLRLHPHQLSGGMGRRVLTAIALMGDPALVIADEPTPGLAPESVTAVLQRLRGMADDGRGVLLITHEISAALVVADRVVVVDRGRTLDEAPASAFSGSGQLLAHPYTRALWLALPANGFRMPDDHTRVGAGMLAGSGGSFDAVGA; from the coding sequence GTGACCAGACCCCGCCCCGCCACCGTCACCGCTCCGGACCCGGCGCCCCTCCTCGAGGTCAGCCACCTGGCGGTCTCCTTCACCCAGTACGAACGGGGCCTGCGCCGACGCGAGGTGCAGGCCGTCGTGGACATGTCGTTGGACGTCCGCGCCGGTGAGGTCGTCGCCCTCGTCGGCGCCTCGGGCGCGGGCAAGAGCCTGCTGGGCCACGCCGTCCTGGGGCTCCTGCCGCCCAACGCCACGGAGCAGGGCCGCATCGCCTGGCGGGGCGAGGACGTCGACGTCGCGGCGCGCTGTCGCCTGGCCGGGCGAGAGGTCGCCCTGCTGCCGCAGGCACTCTCCCACCTCGACCCGACCGCCAGCGTCGGCGCACAGCTGCGGCGGGCGGCCCGCCTGGCCGGGGTCCCGCGCCCAGCCACCCGACAGGTCGCCACCGACGCGCTGGCCCGCCAAGGGCTCGACGCCTCCGTGCTGCGCCTGCACCCCCACCAGCTCTCCGGCGGCATGGGTCGCCGGGTGCTGACCGCCATCGCCCTCATGGGCGACCCGGCCCTGGTGATCGCCGACGAGCCGACGCCCGGCCTCGCGCCGGAGAGCGTCACGGCGGTGCTCCAGCGGCTGCGCGGCATGGCCGACGACGGCCGCGGCGTCCTGCTGATCACCCACGAGATCTCCGCGGCGCTGGTCGTGGCCGACCGCGTCGTCGTCGTCGACCGCGGCCGGACCCTCGACGAGGCCCCGGCCTCCGCCTTCAGCGGGTCGGGACAGCTGCTCGCCCACCCCTACACCCGCGCGCTGTGGCTGGCCCTGCCCGCCAACGGGTTCCGGATGCCCGACGACCACACGCGGGTGGGCGCGGGGATGCTTGCCGGGTCCGGCGGTTCGTTCGACGCGGTGGGTGCCTGA
- a CDS encoding rhomboid family intramembrane serine protease: MRRPELPLARAGSRAPGESYAAGARWARPRTVGSVSGYYDLEPRRRERPRWQVAALCSGGFVGVLWLLEFLDHLMANRLDASGIQPGSTDGLMGVLFAPLLHGGYGHLMANTGPLLVLGFLVALAGISKWIAVTVTVWLVGGVGTWLTGGLGTLHIGASGLVFGWLVYLVVRGFVSRNPWQIALGVVIFLVYGSILWGVIPGTPGVSWQGHLFGALGGALAAVALDRPPRRRAFEVY; encoded by the coding sequence GTGCGGCGTCCCGAGCTGCCGCTGGCGCGGGCTGGCTCGCGCGCTCCCGGCGAGTCGTACGCGGCGGGCGCGAGGTGGGCCCGCCCCCGTACGGTGGGGAGCGTGAGCGGCTACTACGACCTCGAGCCCCGCCGCCGTGAGCGCCCGCGCTGGCAGGTGGCAGCGCTCTGCAGCGGCGGCTTCGTCGGGGTGCTGTGGCTGCTCGAGTTCCTCGACCACCTGATGGCCAACCGGCTCGACGCCTCCGGCATCCAGCCCGGCAGCACGGATGGGCTGATGGGCGTCCTCTTCGCGCCCCTGCTCCACGGGGGCTACGGCCATCTGATGGCGAACACCGGGCCACTGCTGGTGCTGGGTTTCCTGGTGGCGTTGGCCGGCATCTCGAAGTGGATCGCCGTCACGGTCACGGTCTGGCTCGTCGGTGGGGTCGGCACCTGGCTGACCGGCGGCCTCGGCACCCTGCACATCGGAGCCTCCGGGCTCGTCTTCGGCTGGCTGGTCTACCTGGTCGTGCGCGGCTTCGTGAGCCGCAACCCGTGGCAGATCGCGCTGGGCGTGGTGATCTTCCTCGTCTACGGATCGATCCTGTGGGGCGTCATCCCGGGCACGCCGGGCGTCTCCTGGCAGGGCCACCTCTTCGGCGCCCTCGGCGGCGCGCTGGCCGCCGTGGCGCTCGATCGCCCGCCGCGACGACGGGCGTTCGAGGTCTACTGA
- a CDS encoding MarR family winged helix-turn-helix transcriptional regulator produces the protein MPAARSSDPRPTNRRDPITEARRQWEAHGWAEAADGMELVTSLVRAHQLVMERIDTVLRPLDLSFARYEVLRLLSFTRDGAMPMTRLGSLLQVHPTSVTSAVARLVKQGYATRERGAHDGRVVLASITETGREVIEQATQRLNAEVFASPGISPEETAQLTALLGALRRAAGDDVAPSATQ, from the coding sequence ATGCCCGCCGCACGGTCCAGCGACCCTCGCCCAACGAACCGCCGCGACCCGATCACCGAGGCTCGCCGCCAGTGGGAGGCTCACGGCTGGGCCGAGGCCGCCGACGGGATGGAGCTGGTCACCTCACTGGTCCGGGCGCACCAGCTCGTGATGGAACGGATCGACACGGTGCTCCGTCCGCTCGACCTGAGCTTCGCGCGCTACGAGGTGCTGCGCCTGCTCTCCTTCACCCGCGACGGTGCGATGCCGATGACGCGGTTGGGGTCCCTGCTCCAGGTGCACCCGACCAGCGTCACCAGCGCGGTCGCGCGCCTGGTCAAGCAGGGGTACGCCACCCGCGAGCGCGGCGCCCACGACGGACGCGTGGTGCTCGCCTCGATCACCGAGACGGGGCGCGAGGTGATCGAGCAGGCCACGCAGCGACTCAACGCCGAGGTCTTCGCCTCCCCCGGGATCAGCCCCGAGGAGACCGCGCAGCTGACCGCGCTCCTCGGGGCGTTGCGCCGCGCTGCCGGTGACGACGTGGCACCCTCCGCGACCCAGTAG
- a CDS encoding winged helix DNA-binding domain-containing protein — translation MPDPTLGRLRLVAQGLVTRPYARPVDAVAASVAMQGQDLPGVLASAALRTTSGRVADVVADLDAGRLVRGYPMRGTVFLQSADDVTWTTELCAAPSLRAAAARRRQLELTDADLDRAREVSLAFLADGPRSRADLFARWDAAGLSPTGGRGYHALFVLLGEVTLVYGPWNGTDQDVAIAREWLPAGGTLEARFNSDRVAATAEMLRRYLTSHGPATIRDFAWWTKLGLKEIRAALPLVETDLESDAASDAASDVASATGEPRYWRPGLLEEAAALGRTTAAPLLLPGFDEWVLGYADRLFAMTDDEHAALVPGNNGVFKKSVVRNGRVVGTWTRSGRAGQRRLELTEFAPHSPRQRATLERLFAGYPWVSA, via the coding sequence ATGCCCGACCCCACGCTCGGACGCCTGCGCCTGGTCGCGCAGGGTCTGGTGACGCGCCCGTACGCCCGTCCCGTCGACGCCGTTGCCGCCTCGGTCGCGATGCAGGGACAGGACCTGCCCGGCGTGCTCGCCTCGGCCGCGCTGCGTACGACCTCGGGCCGGGTCGCGGACGTCGTCGCCGACCTCGACGCCGGCCGGCTCGTGCGCGGCTATCCCATGCGCGGCACCGTCTTCCTCCAGTCGGCGGACGACGTCACCTGGACGACCGAGCTCTGCGCCGCCCCCTCGTTGCGGGCGGCCGCCGCCCGCCGCCGCCAGCTGGAGCTGACCGACGCCGACCTCGACCGGGCCCGCGAGGTGTCGCTGGCCTTCCTCGCCGACGGCCCCCGTTCGCGGGCGGACCTCTTCGCGCGCTGGGACGCCGCCGGGCTCTCGCCGACCGGTGGTCGCGGCTACCACGCCCTCTTCGTGCTGCTGGGGGAGGTGACGCTGGTCTACGGCCCCTGGAACGGGACCGACCAAGACGTGGCGATCGCCCGGGAATGGCTGCCCGCCGGCGGGACCCTGGAGGCGCGCTTCAACTCCGACCGGGTGGCCGCCACCGCCGAGATGCTGCGCCGCTACCTGACCAGCCACGGCCCGGCGACGATCCGGGACTTCGCGTGGTGGACCAAGCTGGGACTCAAGGAGATCCGGGCCGCCCTGCCGTTGGTCGAGACCGACCTGGAGAGCGACGCTGCGAGCGATGCTGCGAGCGACGTCGCGAGTGCCACCGGTGAGCCGCGCTACTGGCGACCCGGACTGCTGGAGGAGGCCGCCGCGCTGGGACGTACGACCGCGGCCCCGCTGCTGCTGCCGGGCTTCGACGAGTGGGTCCTCGGCTATGCCGACCGTCTCTTCGCGATGACCGACGACGAGCACGCCGCGCTGGTGCCGGGCAACAACGGCGTCTTCAAGAAGTCGGTGGTCCGCAATGGACGGGTCGTCGGGACGTGGACCCGCAGCGGCCGGGCCGGTCAGCGCCGGCTCGAGCTGACGGAGTTCGCGCCCCACTCGCCACGCCAGCGGGCAACGTTGGAGCGGCTCTTCGCCGGCTATCCCTGGGTGAGCGCCTGA
- a CDS encoding ABC transporter ATP-binding protein has translation MLVADDLSYRYSRRSPWVLHGHSLQLRPGRVLGLQGPSGSGKSTLAAVAAGLRTPASGTVTVDGRPLASYAGPSPVQLVLQHPERAMNPRWRIRDVLAEALPGSRREAAAQVSARVEAEWDAHHGLVSPTWLDRYPHEVSGGELQRVNLARALLTGPKYLVADEISASLDAITQTVLWHRLDHEVAETGLGVLAVSHDRALLEQVADEVLDFATLGDVIRSAPQKAPTV, from the coding sequence ATGCTCGTCGCCGACGACCTGTCGTACCGCTACTCGCGGCGCTCCCCGTGGGTGCTCCACGGACACTCGTTGCAGCTCCGCCCCGGACGGGTCCTCGGGCTGCAGGGGCCCAGCGGATCCGGCAAGTCGACGCTCGCCGCGGTCGCCGCGGGGTTGCGTACGCCGGCCTCCGGCACGGTGACCGTCGACGGGCGTCCGTTGGCGTCGTACGCCGGCCCGAGTCCCGTCCAGCTGGTGCTGCAGCACCCGGAGCGGGCGATGAACCCGCGGTGGCGGATCCGCGACGTGCTCGCCGAGGCGCTGCCCGGCAGCCGTCGGGAAGCAGCGGCGCAGGTGAGCGCCCGGGTCGAGGCGGAGTGGGACGCCCACCACGGGCTGGTCTCCCCCACCTGGCTCGACCGCTACCCCCACGAGGTCTCCGGCGGTGAGCTGCAGCGGGTCAACCTGGCGCGCGCCCTGCTGACCGGGCCGAAGTACCTGGTCGCCGACGAGATCTCCGCCAGCCTGGACGCCATCACCCAGACGGTGCTGTGGCACCGCCTCGACCACGAGGTCGCCGAGACCGGGCTGGGGGTGCTGGCCGTCTCCCACGACCGGGCCCTGCTCGAGCAGGTGGCCGACGAGGTGCTCGACTTCGCGACCCTCGGCGACGTCATACGGTCGGCGCCGCAGAAGGCACCGACCGTATGA
- a CDS encoding ABC transporter permease, translating to MSTTTHAPPLATAGPRWRDRRTRTTVSLALALLVVVAVAVAGTLATGPAAVTDLAQRHQPPSLDHLFGTDAYGRDLFRRTLVGLRLSLVVGTVAALMSGAIALVLALVATVGGRWASAAVNWLVDLFLALPHLVLLILLAFALGGGTQAVILAVGLTHWPRLTRVLVSKARETTGADYVALSRSLGHSRTHVARHHLAPHLVPHFSVGVVLMFPHAILHEAALSFLGLGIDPGQPAIGILLSDSMRSLSAGHWWLAALPGLALLVIVKLIDRIGEDLRLLVDPRSAQL from the coding sequence GTGAGCACCACCACGCATGCCCCGCCCCTCGCGACCGCCGGCCCGCGCTGGCGCGACCGCCGCACGCGTACGACCGTGAGCCTGGCGCTCGCCCTGCTCGTCGTCGTCGCGGTCGCCGTCGCAGGCACGCTCGCGACCGGCCCGGCAGCGGTGACCGACCTCGCGCAGCGCCACCAACCGCCGTCGCTCGACCACCTGTTCGGCACCGACGCCTATGGCCGCGACCTCTTCCGGCGCACGCTCGTCGGCCTGCGCCTGAGCCTCGTCGTCGGCACCGTCGCCGCCCTGATGTCCGGAGCGATCGCGCTCGTCCTGGCGCTCGTCGCGACCGTCGGTGGCCGGTGGGCCTCCGCCGCCGTCAACTGGCTCGTCGACCTCTTCCTCGCCCTGCCCCACCTGGTGCTGCTGATCCTGCTCGCCTTCGCGCTCGGCGGCGGGACCCAGGCGGTGATCCTGGCCGTCGGCCTGACGCACTGGCCGCGCCTGACGCGCGTCCTGGTGTCGAAGGCGCGCGAGACCACCGGGGCCGACTACGTGGCCCTCTCCCGGTCCCTCGGACACAGCCGCACCCACGTGGCACGCCACCACCTGGCTCCGCACCTGGTCCCCCACTTCTCGGTGGGCGTCGTGCTGATGTTTCCCCACGCGATCCTGCACGAGGCGGCGCTGTCGTTCCTGGGTCTGGGCATCGACCCCGGCCAGCCCGCCATCGGGATCCTGCTGTCGGACTCGATGCGTTCCCTCTCCGCCGGCCACTGGTGGCTCGCGGCGCTGCCCGGCCTCGCCCTCCTGGTCATCGTCAAGCTGATCGACCGGATCGGTGAGGACCTCCGCCTGCTCGTCGACCCGAGGAGTGCCCAGCTGTGA
- a CDS encoding 3-hydroxybutyryl-CoA dehydrogenase produces MQKVGVVGGGLMGSGIAEVSARAGLDVIVVESSAAAAEAAKGRMTKSLERAESKGKIDSAADVLAKVRFETDLAVMADRELVIEAIIEDEEIKTQLFRDLDKIVESPDAILASNTSSIPIMKLGVVTSRPEKVIGIHFFNPVPVLKLVELVPSIVTDPDVTEQARAFVEGQLGKQAIDCQDRAGFVVNSLLIPFVLSAIRMFESGFASAEDIDRGMVLGAAHPQGPLALADLIGLDTTKAVAESLYAEFKEPLYSAPPLLNRMVDAGLLGRKTGRGFYTYN; encoded by the coding sequence ATGCAGAAGGTCGGAGTCGTCGGTGGCGGCTTGATGGGGTCGGGCATCGCCGAGGTCAGCGCACGCGCAGGTCTCGACGTGATCGTGGTCGAGTCGAGCGCCGCTGCAGCGGAAGCCGCGAAGGGCCGCATGACGAAGTCCCTCGAGCGCGCCGAGAGCAAGGGCAAGATCGACTCGGCCGCCGACGTGCTCGCCAAGGTGCGCTTCGAGACCGACCTCGCCGTCATGGCCGACCGTGAGCTCGTGATCGAGGCGATCATCGAGGACGAGGAGATCAAGACCCAGCTCTTCCGTGACCTCGACAAGATCGTCGAGAGCCCCGACGCGATCCTCGCCTCCAACACCTCCTCGATCCCGATCATGAAGCTGGGCGTCGTCACCTCGCGCCCCGAGAAGGTCATCGGGATCCACTTCTTCAACCCGGTGCCCGTGCTCAAGCTCGTCGAGCTCGTGCCGTCGATCGTCACCGACCCGGACGTCACCGAGCAGGCCCGCGCCTTCGTCGAGGGCCAGCTCGGCAAGCAGGCCATCGACTGCCAGGACCGCGCCGGCTTCGTCGTCAACTCGCTCCTCATCCCGTTCGTCCTCTCGGCGATCCGGATGTTCGAGTCGGGCTTCGCCTCCGCCGAGGACATCGACCGCGGCATGGTGCTGGGTGCCGCCCACCCGCAGGGCCCGCTCGCCCTGGCCGACCTGATCGGTCTGGACACCACGAAGGCCGTCGCGGAGTCGCTGTACGCCGAGTTCAAGGAGCCCCTCTACTCGGCTCCGCCGCTGCTCAACCGCATGGTCGACGCCGGCCTGCTCGGCCGCAAGACCGGCCGCGGGTTCTACACGTACAACTGA